CTACTTTGACCTTGAGCGTGTCCGAGACTTGGCTGTTGGAGAGCGTGTCGCGGTACCTCACCTCGCTGTCCAGCGAATATTCCTTTGGTATCGCCGCATCGTTCACGCTGATGCCATACCGGGCTGTCGCGGCCTCACCGGGTTCCAGGTTCCCGAGGTATGCGGTGTCATCGTTGCTTGAGAAGGGGTCAACGGCCGTGATCCGTGCCTGTGCATTATAGACCGTGGTATCACCGGCGTTCCGGTAGTCCACGAGGATCACTCCCTTTGAACCGGCAGTCACCTGCGGCGGTGCCGACGCCACGAGGAACTTTGTCTTGGCGCCGACGGGAATCCCGAGGGTATACGGGAATGATGTGATTACCGCTCCCTCCTTGTTTTCATAGGTTACTGCCACGTCAACCGGGTAGGTCTGCTTCTCCGCATTGCCGGAGACCGCGACCTTGTACCGGCAGGTGATGACCTCTCCTTTCGGGAAATCGCCGATAAAAACACTGGTATCTGTAGGGATGATCGGGCTTGCCCCGTTGCGGGTAATCTTCACCGTTGCCTTTTTCCCGTCCTCTGAACCGGTATTTTTTATCCTGATGTTCAGGTACCCTTCCATCCCTACGTTCAGGTTCTCGGGCGTTGCTTCCAGTACATCGATATCCACGCGTGGTTTGATCTTTACAACAAGCGGGATGGTCTTGGTCACCGATTTGTACATGAACAGGATGTTCTCGCTTGCTTCCTGCTCGGACGATGCGAGGTATTTATACTGGATGGTGAGCGGAAGCTCGTACTGGCCTTCTGTTGCATTATTCAGAATTTTTGCGTTGACCTTCACGGTAACCGTACCGGTACCGTTGATGTCGCCCACCCTCTGCGGATCGGTTTTGATGATGATGGGGGCGTTTCCTGATGAAAGACCGATGGTCACGAGTTTTGCGGTATTGGGCAGGTCGTCGCGCTCAATGGTACCGGAATTTACGAATTTGAAGGTGTTGAGGCCGTTGTTCTGCACGATGATGCTGATAGTCGCATCCTGCCCGGGTGAGAACTCGTTGGTGCCGGTGATTGCCGCCGACAGGTCCGGGCTTGAGCCGATATACTTTGTTGCGGCGATGACTGGGTCGGTGCAACATACGAGCAGTAACATGAGGGCAATTGCAGGGCGGGCGTACATGAATGAACTCTTTGATATTGTCGTTTGACTTTGTTACTTGTTGTTGTTGTTATAACAACATTTAATATTGCAGGATATAAAGGAATGTTTCATGGTCGAGCCCGCAGATGAGACCGTACGGATTGCCAATTTTTTAAAATCCCTTGGTTTGACAAAATATGAAGCCCTTGTCTACATTGCGCTCCTGCGGATGAACGATGCAACAGCAACAGGGATCCACGAGATCTCTGGCGTACCGCGCGCATCAGTGTATCCGGTCCTTGACCAGCTCAAGGAAAAGGCACTGGTATCGGTATCGCAGTCTTCCCCAAAAAGGTTTGCCGCGCTGCCACCGGAGGAGGGGATCCGCAACCTGCTCTCCCGCATCGAGCAGGATGCAGCACATGCAAAAACAGCACTGGAGACAATCCACCGGGAGCGCCTGAACACCGAACGGGCGGAGCAGGAGCTGATCTGGAACGTGTACGGGATCTCCGCCGTCCAGAAAAAACTTGTCGAGCTCCTCTCCCATGCACGGCACCGGGTACGGCTCATGGCTCACCCCCGGATCCTGTCTGAGGATGTAAAAAAGGTTCTTTTCCAGAAAGCCCGGCAGGCCACCATCGAGATTGTCACCCATGAATGGGACGGAGGGATTGTCAGCGGCATGACGGTATATGAGAAAAAATTACCAGAGATCCCAAAAGAGTTTGACCGGGCAAAGGACCTGATGGCGGGTG
Above is a genomic segment from Methanoregula sp. containing:
- a CDS encoding S-layer protein, with the translated sequence MYARPAIALMLLLVCCTDPVIAATKYIGSSPDLSAAITGTNEFSPGQDATISIIVQNNGLNTFKFVNSGTIERDDLPNTAKLVTIGLSSGNAPIIIKTDPQRVGDINGTGTVTVKVNAKILNNATEGQYELPLTIQYKYLASSEQEASENILFMYKSVTKTIPLVVKIKPRVDIDVLEATPENLNVGMEGYLNIRIKNTGSEDGKKATVKITRNGASPIIPTDTSVFIGDFPKGEVITCRYKVAVSGNAEKQTYPVDVAVTYENKEGAVITSFPYTLGIPVGAKTKFLVASAPPQVTAGSKGVILVDYRNAGDTTVYNAQARITAVDPFSSNDDTAYLGNLEPGEAATARYGISVNDAAIPKEYSLDSEVRYRDTLSNSQVSDTLKVKVEVIAGSGTASPLSNPLILLIIIAGIIGAGYYVLVMRKKK
- a CDS encoding TrmB family transcriptional regulator, which encodes MVEPADETVRIANFLKSLGLTKYEALVYIALLRMNDATATGIHEISGVPRASVYPVLDQLKEKALVSVSQSSPKRFAALPPEEGIRNLLSRIEQDAAHAKTALETIHRERLNTERAEQELIWNVYGISAVQKKLVELLSHARHRVRLMAHPRILSEDVKKVLFQKARQATIEIVTHEWDGGIVSGMTVYEKKLPEIPKEFDRAKDLMAGGIFIIDDHMVMVVMGSGDEDAVALYSGSVGFLRFFIRYYNFIIEWAKNTGR